From Nitratidesulfovibrio vulgaris str. Hildenborough, a single genomic window includes:
- a CDS encoding FtsB family cell division protein has protein sequence MKVFPRLLFLGLALGLNAILLGRLLFSEQGIVAYRELKAQHLALEDAVKKADAVNLSLSREIRLLQSDDRYVEKMIRKRLNFVRDNEIVYLFPDAPEARSGVGSDEGKN, from the coding sequence GTGAAGGTCTTCCCACGGCTTTTGTTCCTCGGGCTGGCGCTGGGCTTGAACGCGATACTTCTTGGCCGGTTGCTGTTCAGCGAGCAGGGGATCGTTGCATACAGGGAACTCAAGGCGCAGCATCTTGCCCTTGAGGATGCCGTGAAAAAGGCAGATGCCGTCAATCTGTCTCTCAGTCGAGAAATACGGCTGTTGCAGTCCGACGACCGGTATGTTGAAAAGATGATTCGAAAGCGTCTGAACTTCGTGCGCGACAACGAAATTGTCTACCTCTTCCCTGATGCTCCGGAAGCACGGTCAGGAGTCGGATCCGATGAAGGCAAAAATTGA
- a CDS encoding Mrp/NBP35 family ATP-binding protein, translating to MSSCSSCSSGRKGGEGGVDAATAIQDQLISSTLGRIKYKLFIMSGKGGVGKSSVTVNTAAALAARGFKVGILDVDIHGPSVPNLLGLHATLEADERGGLINPAKCNENLYVVSMDSLLRDRDTAVLWRGPKKTAAIRQFVADVNWGDLDFLLIDSPPGTGDEHMTVLKTIPDALCVVVTTPQEISLADVRKAINFLQYAQANVLGVVENMSGLCCPHCGKEINLFKKGGGRELAEKYALPFLGAIPLDPATVVAADTGVPVVLLEGDSHAKQGFLALADNIAAAVGNSLEAISSSHA from the coding sequence ATGTCATCCTGTAGTTCGTGTTCTTCCGGTCGCAAGGGCGGCGAGGGCGGCGTGGACGCCGCAACCGCCATTCAGGACCAGCTCATCTCCTCGACGCTCGGAAGGATCAAATACAAGCTTTTCATCATGAGCGGCAAGGGTGGCGTGGGCAAGAGCTCCGTCACCGTGAACACTGCCGCGGCTCTTGCCGCTCGCGGTTTCAAGGTGGGCATCCTTGATGTCGACATCCACGGCCCGAGCGTGCCCAACCTTCTCGGCCTTCATGCCACGCTGGAGGCCGATGAGCGGGGCGGGCTCATCAACCCTGCGAAGTGCAACGAGAACCTGTATGTCGTCTCCATGGACTCGTTGCTCCGTGATCGTGACACCGCCGTGCTGTGGCGTGGCCCCAAGAAGACGGCTGCCATCAGGCAGTTCGTCGCCGACGTCAACTGGGGGGATCTTGATTTCCTGCTCATCGACTCCCCTCCCGGCACCGGCGACGAGCATATGACCGTGCTCAAGACCATTCCCGATGCACTTTGCGTCGTCGTGACGACCCCGCAAGAGATTTCGCTGGCCGACGTCCGCAAGGCCATCAACTTTCTCCAGTACGCGCAGGCCAACGTGCTGGGCGTGGTGGAGAACATGAGCGGACTGTGCTGCCCCCACTGTGGCAAGGAGATCAACCTCTTCAAGAAGGGGGGAGGGCGCGAACTGGCAGAGAAGTACGCGTTGCCGTTCCTTGGAGCCATTCCGCTTGACCCGGCGACCGTGGTTGCTGCCGATACGGGGGTTCCGGTTGTTCTACTGGAGGGTGACTCGCACGCGAAGCAGGGCTTTCTTGCCCTTGCCGACAATATCGCCGCTGCTGTCGGCAACAGCCTCGAGGCTATTTCCAGCAGCCATGCCTGA
- the pgsA gene encoding CDP-diacylglycerol--glycerol-3-phosphate 3-phosphatidyltransferase — protein MFNLANRITMARVLLVPLIIVLLYFPGRITCLLAVVFFIIASLTDLLDGHIARKENMVTSFGKFLDPLADKLLICSILVMLVELNWIPAWVSIIIICRELMVTGLRAMAADEGIVIAADKYGKIKTVLQMVALVPLMLHYPWFGFDPQPLGQFVLYMALVLTVFSGFNYLNGFYRNWLDKDAAAG, from the coding sequence ATGTTCAATCTAGCCAATCGCATCACGATGGCCCGGGTGCTTCTTGTCCCGCTCATCATCGTCCTTCTGTATTTTCCGGGACGTATCACCTGTCTTCTGGCCGTGGTGTTCTTCATCATCGCCTCGCTCACTGACCTCCTCGACGGGCATATAGCCCGCAAGGAGAACATGGTGACGAGCTTCGGGAAGTTTCTCGACCCGCTGGCAGACAAGCTTCTCATCTGCTCGATTCTCGTCATGCTGGTGGAGTTGAACTGGATACCTGCGTGGGTCTCCATCATCATCATCTGCCGTGAACTGATGGTCACCGGATTGCGCGCCATGGCGGCAGACGAGGGTATCGTCATCGCAGCAGACAAGTACGGAAAGATCAAGACGGTGCTTCAGATGGTGGCGCTCGTCCCCCTCATGCTGCACTACCCGTGGTTCGGCTTCGACCCTCAACCCCTGGGCCAGTTTGTGCTTTACATGGCTTTGGTTTTGACTGTATTTTCAGGGTTCAACTACCTTAATGGTTTCTACAGGAACTGGCTCGACAAGGACGCGGCAGCAGGCTAG
- a CDS encoding YqaA family protein, which yields MSSGLQRRVLDWVARVSETRWALPCLALISFANSSLFPVTPTVLLVPMALANRGRAMRLAHICLVSAVAGGLLGFVVGRYFMDTLGSPLIHLYGVENEFSLMRRWFEEWGGWAVALAGFTPAPYKVFALTAGALHMDVPSFLLASVVNRGLRFYLVALPIRYYGDRMLTLLEGRRGLLVTGVLLFVAVFLLVRHLAG from the coding sequence ATGTCTTCCGGACTTCAGCGGCGCGTACTGGACTGGGTGGCGCGTGTCTCGGAGACACGTTGGGCCCTGCCATGCCTCGCGCTCATATCCTTCGCGAACTCTTCGCTTTTTCCGGTCACCCCCACGGTCCTTCTGGTGCCGATGGCCCTTGCGAACAGGGGGCGTGCCATGCGTCTTGCCCACATCTGCCTCGTGAGTGCCGTTGCAGGCGGTCTGCTTGGATTCGTGGTGGGGCGCTATTTCATGGATACCCTCGGGTCGCCGCTGATTCACCTGTACGGGGTGGAGAACGAGTTCTCGCTCATGAGACGGTGGTTCGAGGAGTGGGGGGGATGGGCCGTTGCGCTTGCGGGGTTCACGCCGGCCCCGTACAAGGTTTTCGCGCTCACCGCGGGGGCCCTGCATATGGACGTGCCCTCGTTCCTCCTCGCATCCGTGGTCAATCGGGGGCTCCGTTTCTATCTCGTTGCCTTGCCCATCCGGTACTATGGCGACCGGATGCTGACCCTGCTCGAGGGGCGTCGGGGGCTACTCGTCACCGGGGTGCTGCTCTTCGTGGCGGTGTTTCTTCTCGTCCGGCACCTTGCGGGGTGA
- a CDS encoding protein-L-isoaspartate(D-aspartate) O-methyltransferase produces the protein MSGNPKPLPDMRRNRERMVRQQLMPRGISDEAVLAAMGCVPRHLFVQEALRAQAYEDHPLPIGNGQTISQPFIVAFMSQLLEAKPGMRVLEIGTGSGYQAAVLAEMGLDVYTVERIREIYQTTRDLLRALRYTRIRCRLDDGTLGWPESAPFDRIIVTAGGPEIPVPLVEQLADPGVMVLPVGVSRRSQELVVVRKRDGKLFRSNRGGVSFVDLVGCHGW, from the coding sequence ATGAGCGGCAATCCGAAGCCCCTACCGGACATGCGTCGCAACCGAGAGCGCATGGTGCGGCAGCAGCTCATGCCTCGTGGCATTTCCGACGAGGCCGTGCTGGCTGCCATGGGGTGCGTTCCGAGACATCTTTTCGTGCAAGAGGCCCTTCGGGCTCAGGCATATGAAGATCATCCGCTCCCCATCGGCAACGGACAGACCATCTCCCAACCGTTCATCGTGGCGTTCATGTCGCAGTTGCTCGAAGCCAAGCCGGGGATGCGTGTGCTGGAGATAGGCACGGGCTCAGGCTACCAGGCTGCGGTGCTCGCAGAGATGGGCCTTGATGTCTATACGGTCGAACGCATCCGTGAAATCTACCAGACAACCCGCGACCTGCTGCGTGCCCTGCGTTACACGCGCATCCGGTGCAGGCTTGATGACGGAACGCTCGGATGGCCCGAATCTGCACCTTTCGACCGCATCATCGTCACCGCGGGAGGCCCCGAAATCCCCGTCCCTCTGGTCGAACAACTGGCAGACCCCGGCGTGATGGTGCTCCCTGTCGGCGTGTCGCGACGTTCGCAGGAGCTTGTCGTCGTGCGCAAACGTGACGGAAAGCTCTTCCGTTCCAATCGCGGTGGGGTGAGTTTCGTCGACCTTGTCGGCTGTCACGGCTGGTAG